The Malaclemys terrapin pileata isolate rMalTer1 chromosome 2, rMalTer1.hap1, whole genome shotgun sequence nucleotide sequence GTGCGGCAGAAGCTGCCGGAAGAGTTCGGGAGAAGTCACGACAAGGGCTTCTTCCAGGCCTGCTACCCGGCGCTGTGTATGGGGACAGGAGCATGTGtgcagagggggctgcagggagggttCAGGGTGACGGATACAGGGATGTATGCATGTGTGTCGGTGGGTGGGAGATGCAGCATGGCATGGTGCACCGCCAATGCACCGTATCTGGGTTCACCGATAAGAATGTGCACACAggagtagctgtgtgtgtgtggaaggtgCAGTAGTGAGAGTGGATGTGTACAGGCATGGATCTGAGATTGTACATGGATGTGGCTGTCCATGAACGGCAGTATATGGGCATGAATATAAGGCTCTATGCGAGGAGATGGACGTGAGGTTAAGGGGTGCAGGAATGTGTGTTTGTTAATGGGGTGCACAGGGACTGCATGGACATGTAAAGAGTGAGTGTAGATGCATATGGTATGGCTAGGAGACTGCAAAGGGGTGTACATGGGAGTGTTGGAGTGTATGTGTGCTGGAGGCATATGGGCAGGAATGTAATGTGTATGAGATGCTGGAGGGCATGTGCATATGCGTATGAGTTTATCTATGGAGGGATGACTGTGGTGAGTACACACTCCTGCATACGAGTGCATGGATGGAATGTGTGCTGGGTATGCATGGACTGATGGGCCtgtgtgagtatgtgtgtgtTCTGCACCTGTCCATGGATATGGCCGTGGGGCAGCGCATGGGCACAGACAGGAAGCTTTAGCCTGAGGAGAGGCAGTGCGCTGGAGTCCCCGGCTCCAGGGGTGTTGCAAGTGGAAGAACATTTTCTCTGCACAGTGTCTAGGCgtgaggcagggagctgggcaggcGGCAGGGACACCCCTTACAAGCTGAGGTCCACCACAATGTGCCTGTAGACCAGCGTGCTGCTCTTGAAGCTGGGGGCCAGCAGGATGTCCATGTCCTCCAAGGGGACGTAGTGGAAGGCCCGGGGGGCTTGGACGGAGAGTTCCTGGAACTTGACAAACTTCTGCTTCTCTTCATCCCAGAGGTAAATGTGGGTGAAGGAGAAGTCGCTGCCCAGTGCCATGTACTGGCGCTGGGACACCAGGAAGGGCTGCATGACCATGGAGCCCCGCGAGGGCAGGGTCTGCAGCTCAGTGAAGCGCTGCCCTTCCCACTTGACCACCTTGGAATCCCCGATGTAGCGGCTGAGGCACAGGTAATTGTCTTTCTTGAACTTGAAGTGCTTGACCATCTGCACGTCCATCACCTCAGCCACCTCCCCCTGCTGCACAAACTGCTTCTGGGCACGGCTCCACTGGTAGATGACGGgggcctgggagctgctggagatgATGAGCCGGGGCTTGCCTTCGTTCTCCACATATTCCACGTCGGTGTCGCGgtgccaggggtgcagggcctggtggGAGTAGAAGCCATTCTGGTTCCAGCGGTAGAGGCTGGTGGAGCCGGCCTTGGAGCTGTCGGCGATGACGAAGTACCAGTCGCCGTCAATCCGGAAGGCCTCGATGTCATTGGGCTTGCGGATCTTCCTGCTGTCCATGTCCTGGACCTTGATGAACTTGTCCACGTTGGTGTCCCAGCGGTAGATGTAGGAGCCACCGAAGAGCTGTGCCACCACCACATAGAGCTGTGACTGGGCCACGATGGGCTTGCAGTACACGGCCGAATGAGCTGCAAGGGGGCAAAAGGCAGAGTCAGCAGGGCaggccccccatcccctgctccagtGCACACAGAGCCCATTCTGGGTGGCCACAGAGATCCAGCCCAGATTCTCGTCCTCCCGGCGATGCACCCAGAGCCCATGCCAGGTGGGCAGAGAAATCCAGTTCCCGCTCTTCATACCCAAAGTGAATTAGGCTGAGGGTTCCCTCCCCCTGTCAGGACTGAAAAGCTTTTTCACCTGTGTCTGTCACAGACACATGCGCTTCCTGGCACGCGGGGAGAGGAGAAGAACCCGGACTGGATTTTGGTGCCCATCTGGAAGGATGACGTCCAAGTGAATAGCTCTGGAGCAGTTTCCAGTAGCTAGTGGAGGAGAGTGTCCCAGGTGAGCAGCGTTAGCATACCTGCTTGCAGACACACATACCACACACTTCTGCACACACCTGcatagtgatggaaaatccaaaCCCTCCCTTAGactaggcttcccagggaggtggtggaatccccctcactggaggattttaagaacaagttggacaaacacctgtcagggatgatctaggtttacttggaccTGTCTCAGTGCAAGGAcatgaactagatgacctaccgaggtcccttccagtcatacagttctatgattctataacctctcacatatacacacacagcgGCACTTTCACATGTACACACAAACACTTGGAAACTCTCCCATAGACGCATGCACGCACCCTGTTGTTGGCCTTGAATCtgaagggggctccaggttgcttTGCGGTGACAGCTCCTGCAATCCGCACTCCCTGCCTCTGCCCAAAGGGAGTGGGAAGAACCACCCAGCACTGCCAGGTGTTTCTGCCCCTAAGCTCTGCACCGTAAACCCCATGGGTAGCTCACAGCTTCCCAGGAGCCCACCCTGAACCACGCCAGGGAGGCTAACATGCCCTCTTCCTATCCCCCTGCCATGTGCCTCTTCTTGGCTCATGCAATGAGAGACTGATTGCAAGTGATCATGAACCCCTGATGATAGGATCTTGCTGTTTCTCCTCGTGCTCACTATTATGGGACTTGCTGTCTCCCATCTCTGGCCCCACTCCTCCAGGGAAGTACAGGGCCATGGCAGGATGTCTGTCTGCACGGCTGGTTCTTACCAGGGATGCGGTCAAAGTCCCATAGCTTGCGCTCCACATAGTCCCACTTGAGGATGGTGCAGCTGCTGGCACTGGGCTGTGCCAGTGCTACATAGAGGTCGCTGCTGTAGACAAAGGGCTCAGCTGACACTGACTGGAATGGCAGGACCTGGTGCACCACAaagtctgggagggaaggggtgaagATGAGGCAGCAGTGGGGACCCCCGTCACACCACCCagcccactgctccctggccgtGGCAGCATGTCCAACGGCTTTGCTTTTCAACCACGCCGATGGAAAGTGGCCCCGTATCCactctctcctgcctccagccccagcctgctaaACGAGCACGAGTCGTGCCTAGTGAAGCAGTGAGAGCCAGCAGCCAGTCCTACCTGTCGTGATGCAGCTGAAGTCCTTGAGGGCCAGGTCCCGGATCTTCTGCCCCTGGTAGCGGATGGGGCTGCTGCAGAAGATGGCAGGCACCGTTGCATTGGTCCTCTCCATCCATTCCACCAGCCACTTGATTTTGCAGTCGCAGATCAAAGCGTTGCCCCGGAGGTCCCTGTGGAGGGGAGGGTTTACAATAGAGCATTGGTCACGTGAGCAATGAAACCCCACTATtgcccctccaccaccccacagctACAGACAAGGCCGGGAACCCCAAAGCATGTCCCCATGGTCTGGGCCTGGAGAAGGAAATGGTTCCAGCTCTGGGGGAAGCTAGTCTCAACcctggtgtgtgggtggggagcaCATTTAGTCCCTTGTGTCTCATTAAAGAGACCCATCCCTCTGTTCTCCCTCCTGTATTCTGAGCCCACAGAGCCCTAAGGTGCATGTGGATATTGACatcctccaccccaaagagaaggCTAGGGAGCTGGGCGCTGGATCTGCAGgccaggaggggtggggtgaaGGCACTGGGGTAAGCAGGAGAATGGGGAGGCAGTTGGGCGGCTGCAAGGACCTTGGCCCAGCCCGGGATCAAGGTTCCTGGGCTCTGATATCCTGCTCATTGGCTCTACACAGCATGGGACAGCGTCTCCCTCAATAACAGGTCCCTAGTGGTGGCAGCAGGCCTGGGCAGGGCCTTACAGGTCACTGAGGATGTCCAGGGGTGTGAAGATATCTCTGGGCAGCGTCTGCAGGTTGTTGTTGGCCAAAGAGCTgaaagagaggggagagagagagagagagagagagagagagagagagagagacttattGCCAGGAAAAGTGGCACCTCCTTTCGAATGGACGCTGGGCAGAAGGCCTGGACCGGAAGCCAGCCCTGTGTCCACAGTGGCAACCCCCACCCCACGTCTCCTGCTTTCTTTGATAGGCGTAGCTACCACCCTAAAAGTCAGAGAGGTAGGGTTGTCTGCTCACTGCGAAACTCACAAATAGATGGACCCGTTGTACTACTGTGTCAGGCATGCCATCCCCACAGGCACGTGCCTGGCATGTCAGGCGTATTATACCCACAAGCTCTGTGGCGCACATTATACCCACAGGCATGTGAGAGGTGTGCTATACTCACAAATGCTGTGAGGTATGGCATGCCCACAGGGTGTGCTAGGTGCACTCTGCCCACAGGCCCATGCCAAGCATGCCATGCCCACCAGCACGGATCATACTCACAGGTGTGTCAAGGACTTCAGTCCTCGGAAGGTGAATTTCGACAGCGAGCGGATGTCATTGTTCTCAATGAACCTGCGAGGACAAATGGGGAAACAGGTCACGCCCTCTGCTCCCTGAGAGGTGGTGCTGCCAAGCAGCCCCAGGGACTGAGCTCCCCTCTCTCCTGGGGTGGCCCCTTCAGATGGGAGAAGAGCATTCATAGGGTGGGATGCCGTGACCCCCCCAACCCTAACCAGAGGAGGCACCTTccctgcaacccccaccccctgaaagaCCTTCTCCTCCCATTTCccaccatcccctccctccagccaacCCTGGTGTGAAGGAGAGGCGCACGTACAGGTACTGCAGGTGGGAGAGGCCGGTGAAGGCATCGTCCCCGATCAGCGTAAACTTGTTGGAGTTCAGTAAGCTGCAAAGAGAAAGGTGAGACATCAGCTCCAGGGGCTGCCATCTCCAGCACAGCTGGGCTGCATTGGGGGTGCTAGGCTGAGAATCAGAGAGACGGGAACCCCTTCCCACTGCCGGGGGTGCACCGAGAAGGCAGAGATCTGGATGCAGGCTGTGAGTTCAAATGCTACCTGCTGCAGCTCAGCCATGGCCAGGGGTTAACCCCTGATGCCCAGGCCAGGGAAGGTTCCATGGAGTGGGGGAGGCCTTCCCATTGCACAGGGCTGTAGTGCCTCCATGTAGGATGGTGGGGGAGCAGAGTCCTCCCTCGTACCTGTGGTTTGCCCCAGAGAGAGGGATAGAGGGGAGGTTTTCTCTGCCCATCTGTATCTCCCATGACCTCACCATTCAGCCACCTAGATCAGGCAGGTCCAGCTTTGCGGGAGATCAAACCTTACAGCTCCAAGGCCTCCCTAAGGAGACTCTACCGAGCCTTTACCAGCCCTTGTTGCCTCACAGGGTATGGGAAGACCTGTGTCCCCCTCCCTGGGGACTGCCGTGGCAATAACAAGCCCCCATCCCAATGAGAGACCCAGAGACGTACAGGAACTGCAGGATGGGGATGTGAGCGAAGGCTGCTGCTTTGATTTCAGTAAAGGCCGCGTTCACCATGGTCCTGCGGAGAAGGAAACGGGGAGAGAAAAGCTCAGGACCATTCCAGGAGGATGGGGAGTTCAGCACTCAGAGAAGTGACAGCAGGATAGTGTGGGCTGGAGGTAGGCAGacagcagtgtgcagagcccgtcagggacttttcagctaaatttgtttttgtggggtgtgacgttattgacataaactgggaccatatagatcattgttgcaaccaaggtcctgtagtggcacccaaatcttgtataaagggggtcaaatggggtgtctaggacaaggttatggtttactggttatgattatgctgtctatatgtatgtatcagttttgtagtcgaagttatgaatattggctctatactgtctgtatggcaaacttatgctatgcttctgggtgacatcccagacaagctgagattagctctgcctagcctgcttgattgcccattaaggaccatcagctatacaatggacccattgagagaaggcagatacgccttgtacctcagcaaagtatgcagggactggcccatgtgactccagactccattttgctgtaattttccacagtaagaacaaagaggtgatcttacacctggaaaagactatataaggctgatgcctgatctccatcttgtcttcaatcctgcttcttacctctggagggactttgctacaaactgaagctctgaacaaaggactgaatgacccatcccagctggggatgtattccagagacttgatttgaacctgcagtttattccatcgctgctgcaagcctgaaccaagaactttgccattactgtatgtaattgattccatttaaccaattctaactctcatctctatctttttccttttatgaataaacctttagattttagattctaaaggattggcagtagcgtgatttgtgggtaaggtctgacttgtacattgacctgggtctggggcttggtcctttgggatcaggagaacctttttcttttactggggtattggtttttataaccatttgtccccataacgtgtggcactggtggtaatactgggaaactggagtgtctaaggagattgcttgtgagacttgcggttagccagtggggtgagaccgaagtcttagtctggctggtttggtttgccttagaggtggaaaaaccccagccttgggctgtaactgccctatttgagcaatttgtcctgagttggcactctcagttgggttccgccagaaccgcattgtcacagtggcgtagtcgtgcttggatccacagaaccaggtcaattaagctttgggtcagaaccccgcgctatccaaatttgaattttgggattgagagttttgttggttaaagagctgctgcaatggctgagcaaagagcatatgagggacttggcaaaaaagccctggaaaatttgtgttcagaaaagaggatatgctttagaaagaaagctacaaaggaagaactgagaaatctgttaatagccagtgatcagggggcaagagcacagcccttacctgaggctgcagaagatgcagaaaaaattaggatgcaaagggtgacaagtaaactgcaatttgagcatgaacagaagctagcagatcttcgattgctggagaagcaaaaaatagcagagttagaaagagagagagagaaagaggctgctgagagagagaaagaagctgatcaaagaaagaaggaggctgatgagagagaagagagagctcgtaagggacgtctagagctgctcgttgctgaacaggagacggccagacttcagctccaagtaatggaagagcggagaaagtcatccccacctggtactccacttcccccccaccatgagaaaaactgggaaaggatgtgtcccatttacaatgatactgaggatatagaggagtttttgtctacctttgaacgcctctgcaatctgtaccagatccctgagggtcagcgaatgcctgtcctgctgaccagactgactggaaaagccagggaggtgtttaatgacttgggggaacaagaagccttaaattatgagcggtttaaagattctgtgttaaggcggttcaaggttactcctgaatcttacagagttaagtttagagagtttaaaatgtctaaggattgtacttttgtagaatgtgctcataagctgatgggttttgttaaaaagtgggttatgggagccaaggttcatgggagttttgaaaaactgctggatttaataactttggaacagttcttagacattgtgccggacaatgtgagagcagctgtgtgtgacagggaccctgagtcagtcctacgggcagcagagattgcggatgcccatacccaaaacagggctcgagaagggtgtaaaaccccggggaaaactgatcaccattctccccagttcaagaggagggaaggatttaaaaataaacctgactcttctaaaggagttcaagggggtccggggggtaggaactcacatcccaggacggaacaggttacatgctatcactgtggtatgctgggccacatgagaccagactgcccgacactgaagggcggccccaaaccagcaaccccaaatgccacggccaatgctaaccctgttgttgtaaactcacaggcaagccacacagagcccagcattggtgccctgtgtgcaaatgctgtttctgtggtctctgaagaatttgaccttaaaactcacattagagctaaatatgggggaaataatgcagagtttattagcagtgcagaagtgaatggagtgaggtgtatggcatggagggacaccgcagcagatattactctggttaaagcaagtcttgtcaggaaggaagattatttgccaggtgaagatgtaactgttgtagccttatctaagtattttgtcagggtgcctttggctaaaatccacctgaaatggaagggattggagggcaccatggttgtgggagtaaaagacataatccctaaggatattatgattggaaatgatattaaagctatggtcagtcaagttaatacaaaccaggcacaagagaggattgatcctaagattgtgcctatggagggtttctccaaaagtttgtctttggaaagtagctgtttggctgtgaatgaagtttctgaatatctatctaatgtctcagaagtaaatctggaattagatcaagcgaagggagaggagaacaaggagattttggatgagcctaggcagtcttgtgagctgatggctttatctagtcagcagtttgggaaggcaaggagagtggaagatgagtgtccctataccttatctgtttcctgtgcgaataatagtgacagtgaaggaaatgtgcctgtgtctgtcaggggtattgacttgcctatggaggaagctaccccagtctccaagcagttgtctgtgaacagcccggtgtgctgggacaagggaaatgaaatcccaaattatatgtctagtaaagaaaaatgcgtctccaactcttttttgtctgtggagcagacagaaggtgcctttcggcctgtgatggttgagagtaatttagttgtctcagagttggttctggattcaactaaagcccaggaagggaatggtcctaagtttgcatctgctggggagaatggcaccgtaactaggttgcatccagttagtgtcttagcgaaatcccagagaccagacaattctgatgcttgtattgggcctgttgctcatgtgtggttggagaagggtgtaacaactctgtctgatcagggtgataccctagccagggcacaaggagagcagaaaggtaattcggttgtgttacctacggacagtttaacaacttgtagcaaaaaggaaaaaattcctaagctggtgtgtggcaaagagaagggaagtatttctaaccttttatctaggaagtctatgggttcacctgaaaggggat carries:
- the LGI3 gene encoding leucine-rich repeat LGI family member 3 isoform X2; this translates as MAELQPGKVMRRGQVLAFLLISLAYLWLPAGSKRAPKLPPCPQSCSCTRDTAFCIDSKAVPRNLPPEVISLTMVNAAFTEIKAAAFAHIPILQFLLLNSNKFTLIGDDAFTGLSHLQYLFIENNDIRSLSKFTFRGLKSLTHLSLANNNLQTLPRDIFTPLDILSDLDLRGNALICDCKIKWLVEWMERTNATVPAIFCSSPIRYQGQKIRDLALKDFSCITTAHSAVYCKPIVAQSQLYVVVAQLFGGSYIYRWDTNVDKFIKVQDMDSRKIRKPNDIEAFRIDGDWYFVIADSSKAGSTSLYRWNQNGFYSHQALHPWHRDTDVEYVENEGKPRLIISSSSQAPVIYQWSRAQKQFVQQGEVAEVMDVQMVKHFKFKKDNYLCLSRYIGDSKVVKWEGQRFTELQTLPSRGSMVMQPFLVSQRQYMALGSDFSFTHIYLWDEEKQKFVKFQELSVQAPRAFHYVPLEDMDILLAPSFKSSTLVYRHIVVDLSL
- the LGI3 gene encoding leucine-rich repeat LGI family member 3 isoform X1, with translation MAELQPGKVMRRGQVLAFLLISLAYLWLPAGSKRAPKLPPCPQSCSCTRDTAFCIDSKAVPRNLPPEVISLTMVNAAFTEIKAAAFAHIPILQFLLLNSNKFTLIGDDAFTGLSHLQYLFIENNDIRSLSKFTFRGLKSLTHLSLANNNLQTLPRDIFTPLDILSDLDLRGNALICDCKIKWLVEWMERTNATVPAIFCSSPIRYQGQKIRDLALKDFSCITTDFVVHQVLPFQSVSAEPFVYSSDLYVALAQPSASSCTILKWDYVERKLWDFDRIPAHSAVYCKPIVAQSQLYVVVAQLFGGSYIYRWDTNVDKFIKVQDMDSRKIRKPNDIEAFRIDGDWYFVIADSSKAGSTSLYRWNQNGFYSHQALHPWHRDTDVEYVENEGKPRLIISSSSQAPVIYQWSRAQKQFVQQGEVAEVMDVQMVKHFKFKKDNYLCLSRYIGDSKVVKWEGQRFTELQTLPSRGSMVMQPFLVSQRQYMALGSDFSFTHIYLWDEEKQKFVKFQELSVQAPRAFHYVPLEDMDILLAPSFKSSTLVYRHIVVDLSL